A genome region from Ottowia testudinis includes the following:
- a CDS encoding cob(I)yrinic acid a,c-diamide adenosyltransferase: protein MGKRLTQIATRTGDDGTTGLGDNTRVSKASARPMAMGDVDELNSHIGLLLCEDMPVDVRELLVDIQHQLFNLGGELSIPGFELLKDDALAQLDEALERHNAALPRLQEFILPAGTRAAAQAHICRTVARRAERAVVALGEHEAVRDAPRRYLNRLSDLMFVLSRVLNRHRPDGSVGDDVYWKSERLKRAAE, encoded by the coding sequence ATGGGAAAACGCCTGACGCAAATCGCCACCCGCACCGGCGACGACGGCACCACCGGCTTGGGCGACAACACCCGTGTCTCCAAGGCCAGCGCGCGACCGATGGCCATGGGCGACGTGGACGAGTTGAACTCGCACATCGGCCTGCTGCTTTGCGAGGACATGCCCGTTGATGTGCGTGAACTGCTCGTCGACATCCAGCACCAGTTGTTCAATCTGGGAGGAGAGCTGTCGATCCCGGGCTTTGAATTGCTCAAGGACGACGCGCTGGCGCAGCTGGACGAGGCGCTGGAGCGCCACAACGCCGCCCTGCCGCGCCTGCAGGAATTCATTTTGCCGGCAGGCACCCGCGCCGCCGCCCAGGCCCACATCTGCCGTACCGTCGCGCGCCGGGCCGAGCGCGCGGTGGTGGCATTGGGCGAGCACGAGGCCGTGCGCGATGCGCCGCGCCGCTACCTCAACCGCCTGAGCGATTTGATGTTCGTGCTGTCGCGCGTGCTGAACCGTCACCGGCCGGATGGCAGCGTGGGCGATGACGTGTACTGGAAGAGCGAGCGCTTGAAGCGGGCGGCAGAGTAG
- the aroQ gene encoding type II 3-dehydroquinate dehydratase, which yields MNLLVLHGVNLNMFGQRDPGQYGTATLADIDAALHALAAELGVGVECFQTNHEGAMCERIHQAHRDAVDAVVINAGAWTHTSVAIRDALAILKCPIVEVHMSNVHAREPFRHVSYIAGIAQGQICGFGVDSYLLGLRAGASAAQAAIKK from the coding sequence ATGAACCTCCTCGTCTTGCACGGCGTCAACCTCAACATGTTCGGCCAGCGCGACCCGGGCCAGTACGGCACCGCCACGCTGGCCGACATCGACGCGGCCTTGCACGCGCTGGCCGCTGAACTGGGCGTGGGCGTCGAGTGCTTTCAGACCAACCACGAAGGCGCCATGTGCGAGCGCATCCACCAGGCGCACCGCGATGCGGTCGATGCGGTCGTCATCAACGCCGGCGCGTGGACGCACACCAGCGTGGCGATCCGCGATGCGCTGGCGATCCTGAAATGCCCCATCGTCGAAGTGCACATGAGCAACGTGCACGCGCGCGAGCCGTTCCGCCACGTCTCGTACATCGCCGGCATCGCCCAAGGGCAGATCTGCGGCTTTGGCGTCGATTCCTACCTGCTGGGGCTGCGCGCCGGTGCAAGTGCAGCGCAAGCAGCTATCAAAAAGTGA